The sequence below is a genomic window from Toxoplasma gondii ME49 unplaced genomic scaffold asmbl.1171, whole genome shotgun sequence.
tttcctctcgccgtgTCCTCGTCGCGCCTGTTCTCTCGGGACGTCTCCGGGGCAGCGGCGACACTTCGGCAAGAGCGCGGTCTCTTCCAGGGACAGCTTCGTCCTTGTCTGCCGGCCCCACcgcatctgtctctcctcggtgCGGTGCTCCAGTGCCGGCttcgagagcgacgcgacCGCTGTTCTCGACTTTGCGAGatcgttctctcccttgctgCGAGGCACAGTCCGTCTCTGTTGGAAAGCTTTTCGTCGTCGCAGGAGGGACGAGAGTGTCCCAGGCGCGAGTGTACCCACCACTTTGTTGGCCACGGGGAGATCGCGACTGGCCGCTGCTCTTCTTGGCTGCAGCGCAGGCCGCGAGAGGCTGCATGTCGCGAATCGAGAACACATCTCGACTTTGACTCAAGGACACGGAGCAAGATTCGCCCTCACCCGACTCCCGCCTCGCGAGTGCACTCAACTGGGTGCCCCAGGGCCGAGCGTCCGCAGCCCCGAGACGCCGGTGGGCGTACTTCAAGCACGCCCAGGCACCACGGTTCAGTTTAACTTCCTGCCGATATCTGGGATTCCCCTCAAGGTCGCCCTGTCTCGTTtgtcgagagaagatgaTTGCTGTAATGTCTCTCATTGCACCCTTGGCCAGGCTGGCGAACTCAtcgttcctttcctctgtcgctgcagCCCGGGCGCGTCCGAGCCAGCTGTCTCGGAGCTGTGAAAACACTACaactctctcttcgcttggCGCGAGCGCTGCCACTCGACTCACCATCCAGCCGCCGCCCTCGCaggcttcgctctcttcttctctcgctcttgccGCCCCGTCCTCACGTGCCTTCTCCTCACTGCGACTTCCTTGACTACGAAGCGTCAAACACAGGTCGCCACCTAGGTGTGCCTGGTATAGTTCGGTCGAGTATCAATGGGGCGCAATTGGCGGCATAGGCCTCAAAACTGTTCTCCAGATTTCtctgaaaaaacgagagcgGTCGACGCAGATGTTTTCTTCACAGAACTCGTCTGTGTTTTGTTCAGCTGCAAGAGCAGACCGGCGGCTGTGGAAACGGCAGGCAATCCCGGCTTCCAATGTCCGACTCGCTCTGCTGTAACGCGGTAACCCTGGTGAAGGTGAGCCTCTGTTTTAAACAAGGGGGCCAGGCTTCATCGCGCTCTTTGGCCATGCTGCTGCATACAAGGAGTGTTCGGGGTTAGCGTATTTTTCCAATTTATCGGGAGAAACCACCAGTCTCGAACCGCATCAATACTCAGCGGCTCCTCGACCGGAGAGACACACCCATGCTGGGGGGCGCATTTTGCCGGAACATGTGTTACCAAACATGAGGCTTATGAAATTCATTGGCCAGGAATACGCGGAGGTCATGATCTGAATAGTAGGGGAAAACACCAACGCCCTGCTCCCCCCCCCTCCGCTGATATCCAATGACGCACCTGCCGAGACCGCTTACATCATACTGATCCTCTCCGCGACGCAGTGTCTAGAGatctgtcgctttctgcgGAGCCGTATCATCCAGTTAAAGAGGACAGCAACGCAGGGAGTCGAGATAGACGAAAACAACCGGCAGTGGTGGTAAGTCATATCATGGAAGCACACAGTATTCCATCACTGGTCCTCGAACATGGCATCATACGCAACGAACACACAAGACAGATAGCCATTCTCAAAAATCCTGTACAACCAATGGGGTGTTGATCCTGATCGACCGAGTTCTCGCTACGGCAACAGCCCTAACGTAACTGTTGTGCCGGACAGTTGCTAGTTTGCCATCTGGAAAGTTGCGGCTGTGTCCGTTTGCGACTGGAATTACCAGTCACACCTCATACCCAGTGCGCTTCAAGATTATTCACCTCGTCGCGACTCCGCCAGCACCAGTTCAATCACCGACTCACCCCGCTCCCTACACGAACGATGGAGTCATAGACGTGTGGACTAGTGGCAGCAGCTTCTTACGTTCCCCGTCCATTTTTGGCGATAGTGACCAGTGGCCCGTAAATGGCTAGCCGGCACTCACGAGGCACCGTCATTTAAATACTTGCACGGAGACACATAGTTGCATATCTTGGTTCAAATGCCATATGCGCAGAGTGCACGCAGCTACCGACGGGGCAAAGCCAGTCTTGTCATCTCCGTTTGGCTGCAGGCTGAGTCGGGATAGAGAGAAAACGTTGAAACACGGGGCTGGGTGCAAGAAATTTAATCCGCCCCTGTTTCTCGTATACTGTCATGTGTCATCCAAAACTAGGCTTTTGACAAAGGGAGTGGATCGAGACGTGATTCTCCACCTCCGTTTCTCTGATGTTCGGCCCATCCCTGAGACCGACGCCTGAAACACGAGTGCATGGAAAAAGATGGATATTTGCCTTCTCGTGCGTTTGATGTGGGCGAAGTTTACTAAATGACAACTTTTGTGCGGATGCTTCGGTGTGTGCTTCCGTTCACTCAATAACTCAGAATCACTTCAGCCTGAATCCGCGTGTCCCCCTGCTGTGCAACCATGGGCGGGGGCCCGGTGCGGTTACACGGCGAGGCAATGATGTTACATGACGAGGTCCTGGTGGTTAAAAttgagaaagagaggactGTGTCATTAGCTGCGGGATGAGAGCACCATGAAGCGTCTTATCCCGGGTGTTGAACCGAACGAACTGCTCGACCAGGGTCTTGTCGTTCCACAGGATGATGATCGTATTTCCAATATACCCGGGTGGTTTCCTGCAGGCAGCGGATAATTCATCCTCCCCGTTGTTGCATCCATTGGCACACGCCGCATGGCATCCTCACGTTTTGGCCAAACTTGTACATTACCCGCCACTTGGTGCAGATCGTTTCATTGCTGCATGACCAAGGCGTTGTTCACAATGACTTGAAACCTGAAAATATCCTGCTCAGCGCAGAAGGCACGGCTGCAACCGGGTATTTTGGCTGGCGAGCGCTATCGGAGTTAAATCGAGAGTAAAAGGCACTGATATATACATGTTTACATGGACGCAAGAATCGCAGCAGCAAGCATTGGTCGACGAGAAATCGTCATGCTTACACAGAAGGATGCATGAGCATTATGAAATCTTCTCTTTAAGGTTGTGGCGTCAAACGTATCCATTCAGATTAGATTCCGTCTCCGCCGCGACGGCGCAAGAGGTGAAGCAGTTCACCATTACGTGTGCACAGAAGACTACGCCGCAACCCGACATCCACTCGTGCACAGGAGTCCCCGTTGAGGTCCGGAAAATCTTCACGGGATTTTTACATAGGTTCGTCGAAGATCGACGTCTCCCCGGTGAGGTTGCAGAGGAGTTCCTTGCCGCTACACACGCTGGTGGTATCGAGGGGCCTGATCAGTAAGTAGTAGCGGATAGTACGAATGCGTGTTGTCCGTCTCAGGGTCTGTGATACAGTTCCCTGACGCTGAAGGAGTTGGCTTCACCAATTCAACAACCAAGAAGTCGGGGCCTCTCACTGGACACCACAGGCTGCTCAGAAGACAGCGCAGATGATGGTGTTTTTGTCAGGTATTGCTTGCAGAGTTGCCTTCTGCGACTGAAAAAGCTCTCAAATGAGCAGGATGTGATTAGTAGATCTGGGTCCATCCTTTGTGCATGGTGGCTGAGAGGAGGTGCGAGACTTCTGGAATACCGTGAACACTAAGGGTCAGAGTGCTGGGAACGTTATTTCTCTGGGAAGCGTGTGTCATGGATAAAGTTCATTGTTTTCTTGCCAACAGTATCAAGGAATCTCCTGCGACGTTTGCTACGTGGTGCTGGACTCGTAAACGGGTCGGTTTTGTTTGCATGAAACTGCGTCGCTGTGCTGTGTCCGATACGGATGTTCGGATCAAGCAATAAGGCACTCTACCCAGCGAGCTGTGTGTGAACGACACATCTGGTACTTTTTTTACCACCAAGCAGGCCATGGGTCATGAAGACCTGTATCGACACGCACGCGTACGTGGACAAACGCTGCTGCATAAGTAATTCAGAGTAGTCACGGCTCGAGAGGGAAGCAACGTTTACTTTCAGAAGTGACTACTAGTGAAACACAGACAGCAAGAAAGATACGGATTAGTATACAGGTGGACAAACCCCGAGGTGTTTCCGCATGTTGGCAAGATTGCGGTGCGTGCGAGGTCTGAATCCGAGTATAAACACCACCTCCCCGCTATCCCCCAGTGTTATCAGGAGCCGTACCAGCGGAGACAGGTTACACCATGCTGGGTCCCACGACACAGACAGATCGGTGACTTTCTGTGGCACATCGACATCAAGCAAAGAATGACAGCGACGAAAGATGTCATGAGAAAAGACAACAGCAGCTGGCAGCGGGGGTCATTCATTTCGTTGGCATACACAGTGTCACCTTCTTTGCCGTCGAACATGGCGTCGTTCGCAGGCGACGGTGCAGAACGGTAACGCTTGTAAAGAAACTTGTACTAGAAATTGTGTGGAGAACTTGCTCAACCTGTTCCTCGCCACGGATAGTCTCCCCCCGTAGCCGTTGTGTAGGAGAGTTTACAGTTTGCCATTAGGAAGGCTGCAGGTGTACGTTTCGTCTCGAATTGTCAGCCCCCCAGCGCATGCCTCGTCAGCTTGTAGATGAATCACCATCTCACAGCTTCTTTAGCATAGGCACATATCCAATACTTTCCTAACGCTAATGGTTGAGTCGTCGAAGAGCGGACGAATGTTCTCAACGTGGTGCGCTCCCCTTCCATTTTTCTATCGGCAGTGACCCGTCCCCTGCAGCTGGCTAGTTGGCACTCGCGAATCACAGCCAGCAGAGCCCGTGCACAGAGTCACTCAGAGTCGCGTGTATTGCTCAGCCCACCAACCCGTGGACGTGTTAAACAGGACAAGGCAAGAATCATAAAAAATTCTTTTCGGAGTACGTCCGCAAGCACTGATTCTCCATAGGGGGACAGCCCTTGACGGGCATTATTGTACGTTTTCCTCAGTCACCGCCGACGGCGTAAAGCCAGTCTCTCAATTTACGCTTGGGCGCTGGCAAGACCAGGATTGAGCCCTCTCGTTAAGGTTCCCTAGGGCGAGAGATCTCATtggcttctgcttcgttgAGATTTTACCGTGGCAACGGAAATCAGGCTTTAAACGAAAGGTGCGTATTGTCCCGGGTTTCTCAGCCACTGTTGCCTCTAATGTGTGATGCATGATCCCGACTTCAAAGTACCCTTGAACGTCGTTGTGTCCATCTACAGACGTGGCTCGATCAAATGCGTTCCTGTTTCTAGTCTCCTGCCAATAACCCTTCCAGGCTGTACGAGTGAAAAACACGCATACCTCGCAGCTTACTTCCTCCCCAAATTCCTTAATATCACATCAGCCGAGTAGCCACCCGCCGCCGCTCGAATGCAACTACCAGCGGGGAGCTATATCCTGTTTGGATGGAGCGTCAGGCAACGTGGTTGTACGAAGATGAAAAATACTCTGTTGTCACCTGTTGGTTTCTTTACCGCTCTCGCTGTACTTATAGAATGCCACCTGTGTGACCGGTGTGTTGCTCATCATGGCAGCAGCACTGATGGATCAGGCCTACGGCCCCCTCAAGAGGTCGACTCGGCACCACGAACGCCGTCGATCGCTGTTAAAGAGCTTGCCACGTTTCCTGGAGATGACATTCAGACGTCATCTCAAGAATTGCCCGGCTATGAACTTTGGACCAGGGAACAATCAGGGGCATCTGTGCGTGTTGGGTTTCCGCAGAACGCCGAAAGTTTTCTGAcacaaagagaagcgagagacgaaatcGCGAATGCTCACGAGCTCGTCGCTGTAACTCCAGAAGGCGATGCGTGGAATCACAGTGGTGTTGTCCCCGAGGAGCAGACTGTCACGCCTGCTTCAGGTAGCTTCATTCAGAGGCaagccgcgcatgcaccgccTTCGACTCGATTGACGCCCGTGGACCGCCGTGGCAGGTCACACACAGTGTCAGCTGTCAGACGGCGGGTGACCGTGGAAGACGATATGCGACCGGACCAATCGGCagccatgcatgcagtgttcAGCATTTGGAGGAGGCCTGGTTCTGAAGGCTAAGAACAAATGGGGTAGAACACGTTACACGCTACAGGGACCCGCAACATTCTTAGGAATGGGAGCCGAGGGCATTGTTGTACGTCTAAATCAGGTGAAAAGCGACCGGGAAAGATCGGTGACACCGGTGGCAGTCAAGCTGTGCCTCATTCGTGCAGCAGTGTTCTCGGGGCTGACAtggtggagaaaacgaaggaccAGAACAGAACTAATGAAACTGTTTCTGTCGAACGAGAATTCTGTGAAGCGTGCTCTACCAGATTTGGACCCGGCCGAAATGCTAGAGCACGGTCTCGTCGTTCCACATCATGCTGAGCTTGTTTCCGGTATGCCCACGTGGTTTGCCGCGGGCGACTCATTTTTTGTATTACCcgttgtttctgtgtctctcttttaCTTGCGACCTCGAAACGGTCGTGCAAAACCCGTTGACCTTTTGGGCGAAGATGTACATTACCCGCCAGTTGCTAAAGAGTATTGCGTGGATGCATCAAAAAGGCATTTCTCATAATGACTTGAAGCTTGAGAATGTCCTGCTCAGTGCAGACGGAAGGGTTGCCATCGGCGATTTGGTTTTTCAAGCCCCTTCGGGGCTTCGTTGCCCATCAGGGGCACTCATCTATACATGGACCCCGACAGCTCAGAAGCATTTTTTGAACAACGAGAGAACGAAATCACTCCCCACAGAGATGCATGGGCGACTGGAGTCCTTCTTTTCTATCTGTGGTGTGGCGTGTTTCCATTCGGGTTACAGAATGTCGCTAACGCGAG
It includes:
- a CDS encoding hypothetical protein (encoded by transcript TGME49_323310), giving the protein MVSRVAALAPSEERVVVFSQLRDSWLGRARAAATEERNDEFASLAKGAMRDITAIIFSRQTRQGDLEGNPRYRQEVKLNRGAWACLKYAHRRLGAADARPWGTQLSALARRESGEGESCSVSLSQSRDVFSIRDMQPLAACAAAKKSSGQSRSPRGQQSGGYTRAWDTLVPPATTKSFPTETDCASQQGRERSRKVENSGRVALEAGTGAPHRGETDAVGPADKDEAVPGRDRALAEVSPLPRRRPERTGATRTRREERLYAPGGRLAEGEETGESSFGDRPLRLVDLAESPLAVPTRDSSGVGDCLAYHSSEQGDFQGGSGSRCLARRAWVHERGGGGRDCMEEEPTLLLEEDNDFFSFFGENDVIAFQGKTEARPREQEFESDWPPSPQPQSGSTQPWEGAGDAAEKG
- a CDS encoding hypothetical protein (encoded by transcript TGME49_323320), giving the protein MFTWTQESQQQALVDEKSSCLHRRMHEHYEIFSLRLWRQTYPFRLDSVSAATAQEVKQFTITCAQKTTPQPDIHSCTGVPVEVRKIFTGFLHRFVEDRRLPGEVAEEFLAATHAGGIEGPDQ